From a single Couchioplanes caeruleus genomic region:
- a CDS encoding WhiB family transcriptional regulator, whose amino-acid sequence MSLALALLDVSVEMEANLPCRKFDPDLWFSDSPAQLELAKSLCGDCPLRVECLAGAVERAEPWGVWGGEIFERGAVVPRKRPRGRPRKVDVARDAELAVEVEERLAASGVETRNSVRLAA is encoded by the coding sequence ATGAGTCTGGCGCTGGCCCTCCTCGACGTGAGCGTCGAGATGGAGGCAAACCTGCCCTGTCGGAAGTTCGACCCTGACCTGTGGTTCTCCGACTCCCCGGCCCAGCTGGAACTGGCCAAGTCGCTCTGCGGGGACTGCCCGCTGCGCGTCGAGTGCCTGGCCGGCGCGGTCGAGCGAGCCGAGCCCTGGGGTGTCTGGGGCGGCGAGATCTTCGAGCGCGGAGCTGTCGTCCCCCGCAAGCGGCCCCGTGGCCGCCCGCGGAAGGTCGACGTGGCCCGCGACGCGGAACTCGCGGTCGAAGTGGAGGAGCGGCTCGCTGCGAGCGGCGTCGAGACCCGCAACTCGGTCCGGCTGGCGGCCTGA